A stretch of DNA from Gimesia chilikensis:
TGCGATCTGTGTCAGACGACGGGCGCGGCTGGCAATCATACTCTGACCGCGGCCAAACGCCAGAGGCGTATGTGTTTCATCTGGCTGAGTCGCACCATATTCAATAATGGTCAGGAGCGTACGCAGGTATTGCGCAATTTCCTGGGGAGTCTGAATCGCAGCCTCATCACAGGCAAATTCCCGGCACAGTGCCGATTGCTGTGAAGCCCACCAGACCATGGGATGGAACCAGAAGATGACTTCCACCAGTCTCTGCAGGAAGAGTTGCAGGGGATGTCCGGTCTGCAGATGCTCCAGTTCGTGCCTGATAATGAAGTTGAATTTCTGAGGTTCGAAATCCAATAAATACTCAGGAATTATGATATAGGGATAATGCAACTGAGAACAGAAGGGAGAGCTCAGGCGAGTCGTAGTCAGAAACCGGACCTGCTGTTTCCCGGAAAGCTTAAACTTCTGGGAAAGCTCGTCCAGAGCTTCTGTAGAAATATACTCACTGATTTCCACCGGCTGGCACGATTTAAGAAAACGGTTGACCTGCCAGGCGCGAAAGAGAAATACCATCAGCGAGAGTACAGTTCCCCCCAGCCAGATCCAGAACAAAAATCGTCCCATCTGCATCTCGATACTGAGTAAGGTCGATGCATGATTCGTACTGAGCTGATTCCAGGGGTTTAAAAATCGGGGATGTGGCAACAGCACTGAAACCAGAATTAACGATAACAGGATACCATAACAGACAGTCCACAACCGGCTTTGTACCCGTTCACTCTCAACGAGTCTGCCGAGCCAGTGGGTGGCAATGATGACAATCGACACCTGCACGGTCAGAGAAACAACCAGTTCCAGAAATTGGGTGGAACTCATGCGTCTGCCTCCAGTGACTGGATGGCGAGTTTCAGTTCTTCAATATCAGACTGCGACATCGAATCGCCCTCTACCAGACTGAGTACCAGAGATTTTACCGAACCACCAAACAGCCGATCGGTCAGATCAGCTGCCATGCTGCGACTGATCATCTCACGCGATACAGTAGGTTCATACTCGTAGGCACGTCCCTTTTTCTGCTTTCTGACGACACCCCGCGTTTCATCGAGAATCTTGAGCGTTGTCATTACCGTCGTGTAAGCCAGTGGACGTTCAAGCGAATCCACCACTTCCTGGACGGTAGCGCGGCCTTTGCGCCAGACAACATCCATGACTTCCAGTTCACATTTTGTCAGATGAGTTTTTGTCATCGCAACCATTCCTTTTCATCGACAGCAGACATTGGTCAGTATCGACATTCCACTCATGGCCGACGGGCCACATAACGTATTTAATATAATCCTACTGGCCTGAGCGGCGTGCCAGTTGTTGATATGTTTTTGTATCGATGGATTCTGAAATAAATCGAACGTGACCGTCGCCGAACAGAAAACTGGTACCGCCCGGATGGCGACTGGAAAATTCACATTCGTCACACAATTTACAATTGGGAGAAGTCATGTTACTTCCCGTCACTCGACAGGCTGCATCTTCCCCTGCCAGATCCACTCCCAGCCAGGTGGAAGGGACCATGGCCATGGTGCGTTCTCCCACAACTGCAGTATTACTTAAGCCCCGCTGCAAATCGCGAAAACGTATTGTCTGAGCATACACTAATGCGCCATCCCCGGGTGGAGGGGGCATCCCGTCGTCTGCTTCAACTGTACCGTAGACTCCTACATAACTGGCGGTAGGCAGCTCCATAATTGCTGCACCTGCACCACCGGCAGGCTGCTCTTCATACAGGATAAAGGTTGGATCAAAAATATCAGATGGACAGAGAAAACCGGCAAGGGAAGTCTGCCGGGCACTAAGATTGAAAGGATGAGCCAGTATCTGGTTACGATCAACGATTTCATACACGGCCCGCTGCTCCAGGTAAGGCAGCAGTGGAACTGACCAGCTATACAGCGATTTCTGCGTAGACTCGAACTGCCAGCCCGCAGGAAAACAACCGGCGGTATCGTGATAGCAGTGAATGGCAATTCCGATCTGTTTGAGCTGATTTTTACACTGCAGCTGACGGGCAGCTTCGCGTGCGGAACCAACGGCAGGCAGAATCAGACTGACGAGAGTGCCTATAATACCGCAGGTCACCAGCAATTCCAGAACGGTAAATCCAGAGCGAGAACGCGAGTTTGATCTCTGTCGCCGTACTTTCCCTCCACCACAGCTGTGCTGTGAGTCAGGTAAGCCGACACAAAGTCCCGCAGGGCTCTGATGC
This window harbors:
- a CDS encoding M56 family metallopeptidase; protein product: MSSTQFLELVVSLTVQVSIVIIATHWLGRLVESERVQSRLWTVCYGILLSLILVSVLLPHPRFLNPWNQLSTNHASTLLSIEMQMGRFLFWIWLGGTVLSLMVFLFRAWQVNRFLKSCQPVEISEYISTEALDELSQKFKLSGKQQVRFLTTTRLSSPFCSQLHYPYIIIPEYLLDFEPQKFNFIIRHELEHLQTGHPLQLFLQRLVEVIFWFHPMVWWASQQSALCREFACDEAAIQTPQEIAQYLRTLLTIIEYGATQPDETHTPLAFGRGQSMIASRARRLTQIAQNHKTDHRISLSGGLASVSLVLATLLTAFIWLPVDVLASPRANWSPWPTWSADALHDFGVSVHDFETYNGRMELHELLQHNSTRHNVSSDVTR
- a CDS encoding BlaI/MecI/CopY family transcriptional regulator, with the translated sequence MTKTHLTKCELEVMDVVWRKGRATVQEVVDSLERPLAYTTVMTTLKILDETRGVVRKQKKGRAYEYEPTVSREMISRSMAADLTDRLFGGSVKSLVLSLVEGDSMSQSDIEELKLAIQSLEADA
- a CDS encoding DUF1559 domain-containing protein — its product is MHQSPAGLCVGLPDSQHSCGGGKVRRQRSNSRSRSGFTVLELLVTCGIIGTLVSLILPAVGSAREAARQLQCKNQLKQIGIAIHCYHDTAGCFPAGWQFESTQKSLYSWSVPLLPYLEQRAVYEIVDRNQILAHPFNLSARQTSLAGFLCPSDIFDPTFILYEEQPAGGAGAAIMELPTASYVGVYGTVEADDGMPPPPGDGALVYAQTIRFRDLQRGLSNTAVVGERTMAMVPSTWLGVDLAGEDAACRVTGSNMTSPNCKLCDECEFSSRHPGGTSFLFGDGHVRFISESIDTKTYQQLARRSGQ